The following proteins are encoded in a genomic region of Candidatus Limnocylindrales bacterium:
- a CDS encoding glycosyltransferase yields the protein MTLTPPRAAPSAARDPDLARVADLVPSCARRILHLGCGRGVAALLLKLRRPDRHVIGVVGDATLVRQAREHCDEVVAAADTSRLPPGSFDCIIASDLLERAADPALALASALRLLVPGGHLIVEAPSAAHARALALASTSAQGGAAGGTAGSAHGVRGFTRRGVIELLRHSGCEVTGLRLDLEHATPDKPLPLVHQRGLRVEELEESLAPRIFVNAVYAEAAAWIPVCSVIVRPVGATDATMAALGEEAQRLSLQVVVAEGKTPSDLNAAVRAARGRYIAFLDAGTVPQPGWLTAMIQALQTNPRAGAVGPKREAGQALQADGALHADAALHAAALDAAVSAEYGQGIDAVALPYRHEPFPLRQAPVGAVSGVPAVGVDGMVMERSRFIEMAGFDERLRVRSFDADLCLRLRAHGRPVLCCSEGVVRAAATDVDDATAASDRRYFGDKWSPALEAIQLDRSVAERPPGLQLRSRVQGRPALLWSGYVFGPSGYAESTRGFLTALERAGVQTLASPFAHGNPSSLDEVVDFDPFLVERAPQSFVSIVSRPAIFFRRQAQEHIAIGRTMNETDRIPNGWVPRCNQMDQIWVPSRFNLEAFVRSGVDAERVFVIPETIDERMYGPSVAPLAVENVTGFVFLSVFLLGPRKGWKLLLQAYLDEFRCEEDVTLLLRVSPSLRSPLRELTDFIREHTGDPARAPRVVLCPGTVDGATMPRLYRSADAFVLPSRGEGWGRPYMEAMASGLPTIGTGWSGNTDFMDEHNSYLIEYTLVPHNDPSLPVHFHTPEQTLWAEPSLDHLRTLMRTVFENRDAAARRGALARQSVLDRFRHGKVADIVIERLQQSGIEVARSKAPSPAAEVQTPAAEAPSPAAEVQTPAAEARSPVAQAPSISVILVARGGADRAAACVRRIETNSPRLAFELVVVMCGSVALPIASAVAAAVRVVSVSETASDATARNAGAGAAAGEHLVFVDDDVWPQPGWADALVEELRASSGTAVVGSRLVARDGTLLHAGLVYGPDLLPYPIHRGAEPAAPAAGQARAVSAVAGTGMLIRRKSLLAVGGFDEALEGTHADAALCQRMRELGLEIVYCPRSTLVHDERARPGPRLEREAAAAFLERWAPSLWCDDEARCEEDGSDVIAARAAAWQMPPAGRVRSAREPAVLWSAPVFDRSGYANEARDYVLALDEAGVDVYVNAYPWRHVPSDLPGDEVARIAELARAGLPSDFVHVIQHQAIRFWRHPQALANVGRTMFETDSLPQDRVERCNAMDEVWVPSRFNAQTFAAAGVDAGRLVVIPEAIDADLYGAAAEPLLIPDARGFVFLSVFAWSPRKGWDVLLRAFGDEFAASDDVTLVLAISTSAAGMPGDPAPAVLSYLRDALGRDPAATARIVVLPLALSPKKMPALYAAADAFVLPSRGEGWGRPYMEAMACGLPTIGTGWSGNTEFMNAGNSYLIDFELVDLPEEGWARPGLFRGQRWAAPSVEHLRSLMRHVYTHREEARRIGGRARAEILERYDRRRIAQTMKVRLAALGSNPENAVSWPPRRKP from the coding sequence GTGACGTTGACGCCGCCGCGCGCCGCTCCTTCGGCCGCGCGCGATCCAGACCTGGCCCGCGTGGCGGATCTCGTCCCTTCCTGCGCGCGCCGCATCCTCCATCTCGGCTGCGGCCGCGGCGTCGCCGCGTTGCTGCTGAAGCTGCGCAGGCCCGACCGCCACGTCATCGGCGTCGTCGGCGACGCCACGCTGGTGCGCCAGGCCCGGGAGCACTGCGACGAGGTCGTCGCGGCGGCCGACACCTCCCGCCTTCCCCCGGGCTCCTTCGACTGCATCATTGCAAGTGACCTGCTCGAGCGCGCCGCCGACCCGGCGCTCGCGCTTGCTTCGGCGCTGCGGCTCCTGGTTCCGGGCGGACATCTGATTGTGGAAGCACCGTCTGCCGCTCATGCACGCGCTCTGGCGCTGGCATCGACCAGCGCGCAGGGCGGCGCGGCGGGCGGCACTGCGGGCAGCGCGCACGGTGTGCGCGGCTTCACGCGTCGCGGCGTGATCGAGCTGCTGCGGCACAGCGGCTGCGAGGTGACGGGCCTGCGCCTCGACCTCGAGCATGCGACGCCGGACAAGCCGCTGCCGCTGGTGCACCAGAGGGGCCTGCGCGTCGAGGAGCTCGAAGAGTCGCTGGCGCCGCGGATCTTCGTGAATGCCGTTTACGCGGAAGCGGCCGCCTGGATCCCGGTGTGTTCGGTGATCGTGCGACCGGTCGGCGCGACCGATGCGACGATGGCGGCGCTTGGCGAAGAGGCGCAGCGCCTGTCGCTGCAGGTGGTGGTGGCCGAGGGCAAGACCCCGAGCGACTTGAATGCCGCCGTGCGCGCGGCGCGCGGCCGCTACATCGCCTTCCTCGATGCGGGCACCGTTCCTCAGCCGGGATGGCTGACCGCGATGATCCAGGCGCTGCAGACCAATCCGCGCGCGGGCGCCGTCGGGCCGAAAAGGGAGGCGGGCCAGGCGTTGCAGGCGGACGGCGCATTGCACGCAGACGCCGCTCTGCACGCGGCGGCGCTGGATGCGGCCGTTTCGGCCGAATACGGCCAGGGCATCGATGCGGTCGCACTGCCGTATCGCCACGAGCCGTTCCCGCTGCGCCAGGCGCCGGTCGGCGCGGTCAGCGGCGTGCCGGCCGTCGGCGTCGACGGCATGGTCATGGAGCGCTCGCGCTTCATCGAGATGGCCGGGTTCGACGAGCGGCTGCGCGTGCGCAGCTTCGATGCCGACCTGTGCCTGCGGCTGCGCGCGCACGGCCGCCCCGTGCTGTGCTGCTCGGAGGGCGTCGTGCGCGCCGCGGCAACCGACGTCGATGACGCTACCGCCGCCTCCGACCGCCGCTACTTCGGCGACAAGTGGTCGCCGGCGCTCGAGGCCATCCAGCTCGATCGTTCCGTTGCCGAGCGGCCGCCGGGCCTGCAGCTGCGCTCGCGCGTGCAGGGCAGGCCTGCGCTCTTGTGGTCGGGCTACGTCTTCGGTCCTAGCGGATACGCCGAGAGCACGCGCGGCTTTCTGACGGCGTTGGAGCGGGCAGGCGTGCAGACGCTGGCGAGCCCGTTCGCCCACGGCAATCCCAGCTCGCTCGATGAAGTCGTCGATTTCGATCCGTTCCTGGTCGAGCGCGCGCCGCAGAGCTTCGTCAGCATCGTCTCGCGGCCGGCGATCTTCTTTCGCCGGCAGGCGCAGGAACATATCGCCATCGGCCGTACGATGAACGAAACCGACCGCATTCCGAACGGCTGGGTGCCGCGCTGCAATCAGATGGACCAGATCTGGGTGCCGAGCCGCTTCAACCTGGAGGCATTCGTGCGTTCGGGCGTGGACGCCGAGCGCGTGTTCGTGATTCCGGAGACGATCGACGAGCGCATGTACGGGCCGTCGGTGGCCCCGCTGGCCGTCGAGAACGTGACCGGGTTCGTGTTCCTCTCCGTCTTCCTGCTCGGACCGCGCAAGGGATGGAAGCTGCTGCTGCAAGCGTATCTCGACGAGTTCCGCTGCGAGGAGGACGTCACGCTGCTGCTGCGAGTGTCGCCCTCGCTGCGCTCGCCGCTGAGGGAGCTGACCGACTTCATTCGCGAGCACACCGGCGACCCGGCGCGGGCGCCGCGCGTCGTGTTGTGCCCGGGCACGGTCGACGGCGCCACGATGCCGCGCCTCTATCGCAGCGCCGACGCGTTCGTCCTGCCGTCTCGAGGAGAAGGCTGGGGGCGCCCGTACATGGAGGCGATGGCGTCGGGGCTGCCCACCATCGGCACGGGGTGGAGCGGCAACACCGACTTCATGGACGAGCACAACTCGTATCTCATCGAATACACGCTCGTGCCGCACAACGATCCGAGCCTGCCGGTGCACTTCCACACGCCCGAGCAGACGCTGTGGGCCGAGCCGTCGCTCGATCATCTGCGCACGCTGATGCGCACGGTCTTCGAGAACCGCGACGCGGCGGCACGTCGAGGCGCTCTTGCGCGCCAGTCGGTGCTGGACCGGTTCCGGCACGGCAAGGTCGCGGACATCGTCATCGAGCGGCTGCAGCAAAGCGGCATCGAGGTCGCACGGTCGAAGGCGCCGTCGCCCGCGGCCGAGGTGCAGACGCCGGCGGCCGAGGCGCCGTCGCCCGCGGCCGAGGTGCAGACGCCGGCGGCTGAGGCGCGGTCGCCCGTGGCCCAAGCGCCGTCGATATCGGTGATCCTCGTGGCGCGCGGCGGTGCCGACCGTGCAGCCGCGTGTGTGCGGCGCATCGAGACGAACTCCCCGCGTCTTGCCTTCGAGCTGGTCGTGGTGATGTGCGGCAGCGTCGCACTGCCAATCGCGAGCGCGGTTGCCGCGGCGGTGCGCGTCGTCTCGGTCTCCGAGACCGCCAGTGATGCCACGGCACGCAACGCCGGCGCGGGCGCGGCCGCCGGCGAGCACCTGGTCTTCGTCGATGACGACGTGTGGCCGCAGCCGGGATGGGCCGACGCTCTGGTCGAAGAGCTGCGCGCCAGCTCGGGCACCGCAGTGGTCGGAAGCAGACTCGTGGCGCGCGACGGTACGCTGCTGCACGCGGGGCTGGTCTACGGGCCCGATCTTCTGCCGTATCCGATCCATCGCGGAGCCGAGCCTGCGGCGCCGGCTGCCGGGCAAGCGCGTGCCGTCAGCGCCGTCGCCGGCACCGGCATGCTGATCCGCCGCAAGAGCCTGCTGGCCGTCGGCGGCTTCGACGAAGCGCTCGAAGGAACCCATGCCGATGCGGCGTTGTGCCAGCGCATGCGCGAGCTCGGTCTGGAGATCGTCTACTGCCCGCGCAGCACGCTGGTTCACGACGAGCGTGCGCGGCCGGGGCCACGCCTGGAGCGCGAGGCCGCGGCTGCGTTTCTGGAGCGATGGGCGCCGAGCCTGTGGTGCGACGATGAAGCACGGTGCGAGGAAGACGGCAGCGACGTCATCGCCGCGCGCGCGGCAGCGTGGCAGATGCCGCCGGCAGGCCGCGTCCGCAGCGCGCGGGAGCCGGCGGTGCTGTGGTCCGCGCCCGTATTCGATCGCAGCGGATACGCCAACGAGGCGCGCGATTACGTGCTGGCGCTCGATGAGGCCGGCGTCGACGTCTACGTGAACGCGTATCCGTGGCGGCACGTGCCATCGGATCTGCCGGGAGACGAGGTCGCGCGCATTGCCGAGCTGGCACGCGCAGGGCTGCCGTCCGACTTCGTGCACGTCATCCAGCATCAGGCGATCCGCTTCTGGCGCCATCCCCAGGCGCTGGCCAATGTCGGCCGGACCATGTTCGAGACCGATTCGCTGCCGCAGGACCGCGTCGAGCGCTGCAACGCGATGGATGAGGTGTGGGTGCCGAGCCGCTTCAACGCGCAGACGTTCGCTGCCGCGGGCGTCGATGCCGGCAGGCTGGTGGTGATTCCCGAAGCCATCGATGCCGATCTGTACGGCGCCGCTGCCGAGCCTCTGCTGATCCCGGACGCTCGCGGCTTCGTGTTCCTGTCGGTCTTCGCGTGGAGCCCGCGAAAAGGCTGGGACGTCCTGCTGCGCGCGTTCGGCGACGAGTTCGCGGCCAGCGACGACGTCACGCTGGTGCTGGCGATCAGCACGAGCGCCGCCGGCATGCCGGGCGATCCGGCGCCGGCGGTGCTGTCGTACCTGCGCGATGCGCTCGGCCGCGACCCTGCGGCCACGGCGCGCATCGTGGTGCTGCCGCTGGCGCTGTCGCCGAAGAAGATGCCGGCTCTCTATGCTGCGGCCGATGCGTTCGTGCTGCCGTCGCGCGGCGAGGGATGGGGAAGGCCGTACATGGAGGCGATGGCGTGCGGGCTGCCCACGATCGGCACGGGCTGGAGCGGCAACACCGAGTTCATGAACGCCGGCAACTCCTATCTCATCGACTTCGAGCTGGTGGACCTGCCCGAGGAGGGATGGGCGCGTCCGGGCCTGTTCCGCGGCCAGCGGTGGGCCGCGCCGTCGGTCGAGCACCTGCGCAGTCTGATGCGCCACGTCTACACGCATCGCGAGGAGGCGCGCCGCATCGGCGGGCGCGCACGCGCCGAGATCCTCGAACGCTACGACCGCCGCCGCATTGCCCAGACGATGAAGGTCCGCCTCGCAGCTCTGGGGTCCAATCCGGAGAATGCGGTTTCCTGGCCGCCGCGTCGGAAGCCGTAG
- a CDS encoding AAA family ATPase gives MLVGREQERAAIAAAVADARAGRGTALAVRGEAGIGKTALLAWARQHAGGMQVLEACATETETHLPFAALLQLLEPLLELRERLPAPQRLALEGALALAPAAAGDRFTVCVAALGLMRLACEQRPLLILVDDAQWLDAASAECIGFAARRLRESRMTMLLAIRDGEDVAAALDAISALRPSPLAAEQARTLVTAAAGDLSAPVREAVVAAGEGNPLALVEIASSLAPQERSGDAPLPAAFRTRSRLATLFERRLRALEPAAQDALLVAAACDSSDLAIIACACRNAGIDPSALEDAEAAAIVAVSGGRLRFSHPLLRSAAYHRAGAPQRRAAHRALSAIVEGDRRAWHLAESAAGADEEAAAALSDAAARASARRGYVEASLAYERAAALSIDKELQARRLLRACNARIAAGQLQRALALLDAAVALGTGVGFSPRTLHTRSLLLLGVGEVDTALSLLRTLAEAAETAADAPMAAFVTADAGMAALLAGDVRELLRLGGRAAELLGQGGDALVKAQVGACLAAGLIFRGRMAEGRAVLERVERDVLDVHDQELALRTHSMITHLRTALECYEQAHEHAAAVLDSLESISAHAARSAPLGHAADAAHRLGLWDLAERQSDEAIMIGEETANGDALPRALIVRARIAAARGDEERARACIERARRLTDGHGNRTMQSYVLTALGLLELSMGRADSAISVLEQVEEVAVERAGLLHPSILPWRPDLVEALVLTGRVADAVAVTEKLRLEAEETGSAVGAALAARCEGMIAGDGFEACFERALALEAQRPMPFERARTLLLYGSRLHRARRRMQARRCLKEADGIFERLGARPWRERTAAELRAAGARRRGGATAASAELTEQELRVATALARGLTIRQAAAALFLSPKTVDSHLQQVYAKLDIHSRARLALIAAQRGWLS, from the coding sequence ATGCTCGTGGGACGCGAACAGGAGCGCGCCGCCATCGCGGCCGCGGTCGCCGATGCGCGCGCTGGTCGCGGTACGGCCCTGGCGGTGCGCGGCGAGGCAGGCATCGGCAAGACCGCCCTGCTTGCCTGGGCGCGTCAGCACGCCGGCGGCATGCAGGTGCTCGAGGCATGCGCCACCGAGACCGAAACGCACCTCCCGTTCGCGGCGCTGCTGCAGCTCCTCGAGCCTTTGCTCGAGCTGCGCGAGCGCCTCCCTGCCCCGCAGCGGCTGGCGCTCGAAGGCGCTCTGGCGCTGGCGCCGGCGGCAGCGGGCGACCGCTTCACCGTCTGCGTGGCCGCCCTCGGCCTCATGCGACTGGCGTGCGAGCAACGGCCGCTGCTGATCCTGGTCGACGATGCCCAGTGGCTGGACGCGGCCTCGGCCGAGTGCATCGGCTTTGCGGCGCGGCGCCTGCGCGAGTCGCGCATGACGATGCTGTTGGCGATCCGCGACGGCGAAGACGTTGCCGCCGCCCTCGATGCGATATCGGCGCTGCGCCCCTCGCCGCTTGCGGCAGAGCAGGCACGGACGCTGGTGACTGCCGCAGCCGGCGATCTATCGGCGCCGGTGCGGGAGGCCGTGGTGGCCGCAGGCGAAGGCAATCCGCTGGCGCTCGTCGAGATCGCCTCGTCGCTGGCGCCGCAGGAGCGCAGCGGCGATGCCCCGCTGCCGGCAGCGTTTCGCACGCGCAGCCGTCTGGCCACGCTCTTCGAGCGTCGCCTGCGCGCGCTCGAGCCGGCGGCGCAGGACGCGCTGCTCGTCGCGGCGGCGTGCGACAGCAGCGACCTCGCAATCATCGCTTGCGCCTGCCGCAACGCCGGCATCGACCCCTCGGCCCTGGAAGATGCCGAAGCCGCCGCGATCGTCGCCGTGTCGGGCGGGCGCCTGCGCTTCTCGCATCCGCTGCTGCGCAGCGCTGCCTACCACCGCGCCGGCGCGCCGCAGCGCCGCGCCGCCCATCGCGCGCTTTCGGCGATCGTCGAAGGCGATCGAAGAGCATGGCACCTGGCCGAGAGCGCGGCAGGCGCCGACGAGGAAGCCGCCGCGGCCCTGTCCGATGCAGCCGCACGCGCTTCGGCGCGGCGCGGATACGTCGAAGCCTCGTTGGCGTACGAGCGTGCCGCCGCCCTGTCGATCGACAAGGAGCTGCAGGCGCGGCGCCTTCTGCGCGCCTGCAATGCGCGCATCGCCGCCGGCCAGCTCCAGCGCGCGCTGGCGCTGCTGGACGCCGCCGTCGCGCTCGGCACCGGCGTCGGCTTCAGCCCGCGCACGCTGCACACGCGCAGCCTGTTGCTGCTGGGCGTGGGCGAGGTCGACACGGCGCTCTCGCTGCTGCGTACGCTGGCCGAAGCGGCCGAGACGGCGGCAGACGCGCCGATGGCGGCGTTCGTCACGGCCGATGCCGGCATGGCGGCGTTGCTGGCCGGCGACGTGCGCGAGCTGCTGCGGCTCGGTGGCCGGGCTGCCGAGCTGCTCGGCCAAGGCGGCGATGCGCTCGTCAAGGCGCAGGTCGGCGCGTGCCTGGCGGCCGGGCTGATCTTCCGCGGCCGCATGGCCGAAGGGCGCGCGGTTCTCGAGCGCGTCGAGCGCGACGTGCTCGACGTGCACGACCAGGAGCTGGCGCTGCGGACGCACTCGATGATCACCCATCTGCGAACGGCGCTGGAGTGCTACGAGCAGGCGCACGAGCACGCGGCGGCGGTTCTGGACTCGCTCGAGAGCATCTCCGCGCATGCCGCGCGCTCTGCGCCGCTCGGGCACGCGGCCGACGCCGCGCACAGGCTGGGCCTGTGGGATCTTGCCGAGCGGCAGTCCGATGAGGCCATCATGATCGGCGAGGAGACCGCCAACGGCGATGCGCTGCCGCGCGCGCTCATCGTGCGGGCACGCATCGCCGCCGCGCGCGGCGACGAGGAACGGGCACGCGCGTGCATCGAGCGGGCCCGGCGGCTGACCGATGGGCACGGCAATCGGACGATGCAGTCGTACGTGCTGACCGCGCTCGGGCTTCTGGAGCTGAGCATGGGCCGCGCCGACAGCGCCATCTCGGTGCTCGAGCAGGTCGAGGAGGTGGCCGTCGAGCGTGCGGGCCTGCTTCACCCGAGCATCCTTCCGTGGCGCCCGGATCTGGTCGAAGCGCTCGTGCTGACGGGACGCGTTGCCGATGCCGTCGCGGTCACCGAGAAGCTGCGGCTCGAAGCCGAGGAGACCGGGAGCGCGGTCGGCGCTGCGCTTGCGGCAAGATGCGAAGGAATGATCGCTGGCGACGGCTTCGAGGCGTGTTTCGAACGCGCCCTGGCTCTGGAAGCGCAGCGGCCGATGCCCTTCGAGCGGGCGCGCACGCTGCTGCTGTATGGCTCGCGACTGCATCGGGCGCGGCGGCGCATGCAGGCACGGCGATGCCTGAAGGAAGCCGACGGGATTTTCGAGAGGCTCGGCGCCCGGCCGTGGCGTGAACGGACGGCCGCGGAGCTGCGCGCGGCCGGTGCGCGGCGCCGCGGCGGCGCGACGGCAGCATCGGCCGAGCTGACCGAGCAGGAGCTGCGCGTGGCAACCGCTCTGGCGCGTGGCCTTACCATTCGCCAAGCCGCGGCCGCTTTGTTCCTCAGCCCGAAGACCGTCGACTCCCACCTCCAGCAGGTCTACGCCAAGCTCGACATCCACTCGCGAGCCCGCCTGGCGCTGATCGCCGCCCAGCGCGGCTGGCTCAGCTGA